The following proteins are co-located in the Carassius auratus strain Wakin chromosome 7, ASM336829v1, whole genome shotgun sequence genome:
- the LOC113105911 gene encoding interleukin-8-like isoform X1, with protein MMKFSASAFMLLICTSALLSTTEGRPKPMILRCQCIKTHSEPIPIDKIQTLRVIPAGPHCKNEEIIATMKKGTTCLNPAKDWVISLKEKLNKKNVKSQQ; from the exons ATGATGAAGTTCAGCGCATCCGCCTTCATGCTTCTGATCTGCACATCTGCACTGCTGTCCACAACAGAGG GTAGACCTAAACCCATGATTTTACGCTGTCAGtgcattaaaacacattcagagcCAATACCAATTGACAAAATACAGACATTGAGGGTGATTCCTGCTGGACCACACTGCAAAAATGAGGAGATCAT TGCCACAATGAAGAAAGGAACGACATGTCTTAATCCTGCAAAAGACTGGGTGATTTCTCTCAAAGAAAA ATTAAACAAGAAGAATGTCAAGAGTCAACAGTGA
- the LOC113105293 gene encoding interleukin-8-like, with the protein MKFTVAVLFCLTCMTLLFTTEVISARLQLRCQCAKMYSGKPINPKLIQQLKTIPAGVQCKNDEIIATLKNGQTCLNPEDEWVKKIIEE; encoded by the exons ATGAAATTCACCGTAGCAGTCTTGTTTTGTCTTACATGCATGACACTGCTGTTCACAACAGAAG TCATCTCAGCCAGACTACAGCTACGCTGCCAGTGTGCTAAGATGTATTCGGGAAAACCAATTAACCCTAAACTAATACAGCAATTAAAAACGATCCCTGCTGGAGTACAGTGCAAAAACGATGAGATCAT TGCCACTCTGAAAAATGGACAGACATGCCTCAATCCCGAAGATGAATGGGTGAAAAAGATCATTGAAGAGTAA